Proteins co-encoded in one Astyanax mexicanus isolate ESR-SI-001 chromosome 1, AstMex3_surface, whole genome shotgun sequence genomic window:
- the LOC103030598 gene encoding claudin-20, producing the protein MPSSTMQMLAFILALLGVLGATVATLLPNWKVSADVGSNIMTAISQMQGLWMDCTWYSTGVFSCTLKYSVLALPAYLQTARTTMVLSCMLATFGLCLAALGLKCTHWGGSHRSKGHTAIAAGACFVIAGVLCLVPASWFTNEVITTFLDSKVPKSSKYEPGGAVYVAFVSAGFFLAGGVIFCLSCPRRRNGPLDSVSSHPDKLLHQQHEQIANDRDKQKQRREQQSQTEPQEQQHKEKTAHQDKLQVDGLQPDQPKPEKPQPEQEQQQQYYSPSRNSPRNSPRNSPRNRAQDVKAVYSLQDYV; encoded by the coding sequence ATGCCTTCGTCCACCATGCAGATGCTCGCCTTCATCCTGGCGTTGCTGGGGGTCCTGGGTGCCACCGTGGCCACTCTGCTCCCCAACTGGAAGGTGAGCGCAGACGTGGGCTCCAACATTATGACGGCGATCTCGCAGATGCAAGGGCTTTGGATGGACTGCACGTGGTACAGTACTGGAGTGTTCAGCTGTACGCTCAAGTACTCTGTGCTAGCCTTGCCTGCTTATCTCCAGACCGCACGCACCACGATGGTCCTCTCTTGCATGCTGGCCACTTTTGGACTCTGTCTGGCTGCCTTGGGGCTAAAATGTACCCACTGGGGTGGCAGCCACCGCTCCAAAGGACACACAGCCATAGCTGCAGGGGCTTGCTTCGTCATTGCTGGAGTCTTGTGCCTTGTTCCTGCATCCTGGTTCACCAACGAGGTCATCACCACCTTCTTGGACTCTAAGGTTCCTAAGAGCAGCAAATACGAGCCAGGGGGAGCTGTTTATGTTGCATTTGTTTCAGCAGGGTTCTTCTTAGCCGGAGGTGTGATCTTCTGCTTGTCGTGCCCACGAAGAAGAAACGGTCCATTGGATTCTGTCTCGTCCCACCCCGACAAGCTATTACACCAGCAGCATGAGCAGATAGCCAACGACCGGGACAAACAAAAGCAGCGGCGAGAACAGCAAAGCCAGACAGAGCCACAGGAGCAACAACACAAAGAGAAAACTGCACACCAGGACAAGCTCCAGGTGGACGGACTGCAGCCGGACCAGCCCAAGCCAGAGAAGCCTCAACcggagcaggagcagcagcagcagtactaCTCGCCGTCCAGAAACAGTCCAAGAAACAGTCCAAGAAACAGTCCAAGAAACAGAGCCCAAGACGTCAAGGCCGTCTACAGCTTGCAGGACTATGTGTGA